A portion of the Desulfonatronum sp. SC1 genome contains these proteins:
- a CDS encoding response regulator transcription factor — protein sequence MYLEIELNHKVIAEASSGEEFLKLQNIAEAEVILMDINMGAINGLEATQLILREFHHLKIIAVTFDIQNSFLRRIIESGFKGFVNKTDVYKMLNSTLEDVYNGK from the coding sequence ATGTACCTGGAGATTGAGTTAAACCATAAAGTAATTGCAGAAGCATCAAGTGGAGAGGAATTTCTGAAATTACAAAACATAGCGGAAGCAGAAGTGATACTGATGGATATCAACATGGGAGCCATCAACGGACTGGAGGCGACTCAGCTTATTTTAAGAGAATTTCATCACTTAAAAATCATTGCAGTTACGTTTGACATTCAAAATTCATTTTTACGAAGAATTATTGAATCGGGGTTTAAAGGCTTCGTAAATAAAACGGATGTCTACAAAATGCTAAATTCCACTTTAGAAGATGTGTACAATGGGAAAT